One genomic region from Paraburkholderia azotifigens encodes:
- a CDS encoding pyridoxal phosphate-dependent aminotransferase, whose product MNSVTEPLVKLAARVDAIQPFYVMELAKEAALLERAGRDIIHMGIGEPDFTAPEPVIEAATRALRSGVTQYTSALGIHPLREAIAGHYRHAYGLDIDPARIVVTAGASAALLLACAALVDRDDEVLMPDPSYPCNRHFVAAAEGKPVLVPSGPAERFQLTAADVERLWNANTRGVLLASPSNPTGTSIEPAELKRIVEAVRARGGFTIVDEIYQGLSYDAPPVSALSFGEDVVTVNSFSKYFNMTGWRLGWLVVPPALIGAFEKLAQNLFICASALAQHAALACFEPDTLAIYEGRRLEFKRRRDFIAPALESLGFSVPVMPDGAFYVYADCRGVAHPAAGDSAALTTAMLHDAGIVLVPGMDFGSYQPREYIRLSYATAYSKLEEAVDRLQKLFGG is encoded by the coding sequence ATGAACAGCGTGACCGAACCCCTCGTGAAACTGGCCGCCCGCGTCGACGCCATCCAGCCGTTCTACGTGATGGAACTGGCGAAGGAAGCTGCCCTGCTGGAGCGTGCAGGGCGCGACATCATCCACATGGGAATCGGCGAACCCGATTTCACGGCGCCCGAACCTGTGATCGAGGCTGCAACGCGAGCGCTGCGCAGCGGCGTCACGCAGTACACGAGCGCGCTCGGCATTCATCCGCTGCGCGAGGCGATCGCCGGGCATTACAGGCATGCATACGGCCTCGACATCGATCCGGCGCGGATCGTCGTGACGGCAGGTGCTTCGGCGGCACTGCTGCTGGCGTGCGCGGCACTCGTCGACCGCGACGACGAAGTGCTGATGCCCGATCCGAGCTATCCGTGCAACCGTCATTTCGTCGCCGCCGCCGAGGGCAAGCCGGTGCTGGTGCCGAGCGGGCCGGCCGAGCGCTTCCAGTTGACTGCGGCCGACGTCGAACGTTTGTGGAACGCGAACACGCGTGGCGTGCTGCTCGCGTCGCCGTCGAACCCGACGGGCACGTCGATCGAACCGGCCGAACTCAAGCGCATCGTCGAAGCGGTCCGGGCGCGCGGTGGTTTCACGATCGTCGACGAGATCTACCAGGGCCTGAGCTACGACGCGCCGCCCGTGTCCGCGCTGTCGTTCGGCGAGGACGTGGTCACCGTCAACAGCTTCTCGAAATACTTCAACATGACTGGCTGGCGCCTGGGCTGGCTGGTAGTACCGCCCGCCCTCATCGGCGCGTTCGAGAAGCTCGCGCAGAACCTGTTCATCTGCGCGTCCGCGCTCGCGCAGCATGCGGCGCTCGCCTGCTTCGAGCCGGATACGCTGGCAATCTACGAAGGCCGCCGGCTCGAATTCAAGCGCCGCCGCGATTTCATTGCCCCCGCGCTCGAATCGCTCGGCTTTTCGGTGCCCGTGATGCCGGACGGTGCGTTTTATGTCTATGCTGATTGCCGCGGCGTCGCCCATCCGGCCGCGGGCGATAGCGCCGCGCTCACCACGGCGATGCTGCACGACGCGGGCATCGTGCTCGTGCCGGGCATGGATTTCGGCTCGTACCAGCCGCGCGAGTACATCCGGCTGTCGTACGCGACGGCTTATTCGAAGCTGGAAGAGGCTGTCGATCGTCTGCAGAAACTGTTCGGCGGCTAG
- a CDS encoding transglycosylase SLT domain-containing protein, with protein sequence MNAWLSWRPNERLAQVMRGALRQGTRVSHHLFSVVGGFAVLFALTLWLMPSWRLTLATRLMPFISAAVQAGPARLLQGNPLPSFAPPQRGNAAPHDDTLSSSSNTGTGDKPNTAAAAADAGYNVASDNSSSFTVPSSGAGVSTGLSSAALNGLDPRTLPSVSTIASMIPSQRVSPDARGDRVLVSTREQDLVATFIARRYRVAQEPVSELVKAAFDTGREVGLDPLLLLAVMAIESGFNPYAESGVGAKGLMQVMSTVHSDKFRYFGGQSAALEPLANIKVGAIVLKDCIARGGSLPGGLRLYVGSTSPDDGGYGAKVMAERTRLRDVARGRKVPINSPQAPSTVTASTPSPAASSNGANKRVQVTLEGHPLTAATPVKGAEQDDASANTAKHPSQPELGA encoded by the coding sequence ATGAACGCCTGGTTATCGTGGCGTCCCAACGAGCGGCTCGCGCAAGTCATGCGCGGGGCGCTGCGTCAAGGGACGCGTGTGAGTCATCATCTTTTCAGCGTGGTCGGCGGGTTCGCTGTCCTGTTCGCGCTTACGCTGTGGCTGATGCCCAGCTGGCGCCTGACGCTGGCGACGCGGCTGATGCCCTTCATCTCGGCCGCTGTGCAGGCCGGTCCCGCCCGTCTGCTGCAGGGCAACCCGCTGCCGTCGTTCGCGCCGCCACAGCGCGGCAACGCGGCGCCGCACGACGATACGCTGTCGAGCTCGTCGAATACGGGTACGGGCGACAAGCCCAACACCGCGGCGGCTGCCGCTGACGCCGGCTATAACGTCGCCAGCGACAACAGCAGCAGCTTCACGGTGCCGTCGTCGGGCGCGGGAGTCAGCACGGGCCTTTCCTCGGCCGCGCTGAACGGCCTCGATCCGCGCACACTGCCGAGCGTCAGCACGATCGCGTCGATGATCCCGTCGCAACGCGTGTCGCCCGATGCACGCGGCGACCGCGTGCTCGTGTCCACCCGCGAGCAGGATCTCGTTGCGACCTTTATCGCGCGTCGCTACCGCGTCGCTCAGGAGCCCGTCAGCGAGCTCGTGAAAGCCGCGTTCGACACGGGCCGCGAAGTCGGTCTCGACCCGCTGCTGCTGCTCGCGGTGATGGCGATCGAGTCGGGCTTCAACCCATACGCGGAAAGCGGCGTCGGCGCCAAAGGCCTGATGCAGGTCATGTCGACGGTGCATTCGGACAAATTCCGCTACTTCGGCGGACAGAGCGCGGCGCTGGAGCCGCTCGCGAACATCAAGGTCGGGGCGATCGTGCTGAAGGACTGCATCGCGCGCGGCGGTTCGCTGCCGGGTGGCTTGCGTCTGTACGTCGGTTCGACGTCGCCGGACGATGGCGGCTACGGCGCGAAGGTGATGGCCGAGCGCACGCGTCTGCGCGACGTGGCACGGGGCCGCAAGGTGCCGATCAACTCGCCGCAAGCGCCTTCCACGGTGACGGCGTCGACGCCGTCTCCGGCTGCGTCGTCGAATGGCGCGAACAAGCGCGTCCAGGTGACGCTCGAAGGACATCCGCTGACGGCGGCGACGCCGGTGAAGGGTGCGGAGCAGGACGATGCGAGCGCCAACACGGCGAAGCATCCGTCGCAGCCTGAGCTGGGCGCCTGA